In Candidatus Kryptoniota bacterium, the sequence TCACAGAGAGGCGGATGGGGTCACGTCCAGCCATTGAATCGAGCTCGTACTTGTTTTAGTATTCATTGCTCAGGAGGTATTTGGAAATGAATAAATGGGTCGTTGTCTTAATTGCGATAGTTTCTACTCACCTTTTGACCCGTCCGGCGGCAGGTCAGTGGGTTCCTGTGACGCCACAATACAGCGATGACGTGTGGGCATTAACTTCTATTGGCACCACTATCTTTGCGGGGATGGACGACGGCGTCTATTTGTCCACGAACAACGGCTCAAGTTGGAGAGCTTCGGGCTTGACAGGATCTACGGTTCGAGCATTACTTGTTACGGGCGGAAGAATATTTGCAGGCACAGACAGCGGCGTGTTTGTGTCGACGAATAACAGTGTCAGCTGGTCGGGAGTGGGTCTTGACAGTGTTTCTGTCGACGCCTTCTGTACCATAGGCAGAAGACTGATTGCGGGTACGAGAGGGCTGGGCATTTTTGTTTCAACCGACGCGGGATCGACGTGGAATTCTACTGCTCTAGGGAAATGTACGGTCTACTCGTTGGCATCGGGCGGGTCGGAGGTTTTTGCGACTGTTGCGTATGGCGGCGTTTTTGTTTCCAATGATAGCGGCGAAACGTGGGTTACCGCGAATAATGGTTTAACGACTGCGAACGTGAATCAGATACTCGTTAGCGGGATGGATTTGTATGTCAGTGCGTATCGCGGAGTTTTCCGCTCCACAAACGGCGGCGCACTCTGGAAATCTGTGTTAGATCTGGGAAGCCCAAGGGAAACTCAGTTGGTTTCCTCCCTTGCGATAAGCAACGGAAATATCGTGGTTGGTAGTTTGTTCGGAGAGCCCATCTTGTATTCAACAGATGATGGTGCGGTGTGGAATTCCGCGGAGGGGCTGGGAAGTTCCAACCCTCCTGATGTTGAGTGCCTTGCGGTTCTTGATTCAGGGGTATTTGCCGGAACAAGGCAAGCCGGGGTTCTTCGCTCTTTTGACAACGGTGAATCCTGGACACCTGTAGGTTTAGCGGATTTTGGAGTGACGTCATTGGTTTCGAGTGGCAGCGACATTTTTGAAGGAAGCGACGGAGGAGGGATATTCCGCTCCACCGACAACGGGAATACGTGGAACGGTGCCAGTTCAGGATTGACCTCTTCTTATATTTCCTGTCTTGTTGCCGACGACTCCACGCTCTTCTCAGGTACACAGAATGCGGATGGAGGAGGAGTCTTTCGTTCAACAGACTTCGGAAGCAGCTGGTCATTAACCGGTTTAAGTGATCAATCAATCTTCGCTTTGGCACTGCGTGGCCAGAATCTTCTTGCCGGCACATATACGGGTGCATATCTGTCGACGAATAACGGAGATTACTGGAATACGATATTGGGGGGATATTATTCAATTGAAGTCCAGGCAATCGCGGCGGGTGATACGGATTTCTTTGCCAGCGACGGGAGTCGGGGAATTTATATTTCTGGGGATGACGGAGTGACCTGGGCATATCACGAGGGAGTTATGGGAGATTTTCTCGTGGTTAGCGGGGCCAGAGTGTTTCTCGGAAGCTGGACGTTCGGGCTTCAAGTCTCCACAGACAATGGTTCAACCTGGTCCTCTATTCTGAGTGGATACAGCGGCGACGGTGGGGTGACTGCCATGGCGGTTAACGAAACAAAGATTTATGCAAAACTTGTCTCGAACGCCGGAAGCGGCGGACGCTTGGGCGTTTTCCTAAGTGACGATCTCGGTGCCAGGTGGACAAGAGTTGATTCCGGTCTTACTGACGATGTGAATTGCTTGTGTGTCAGCAACGGCTATCTTTTTGCCGGTGCGAGCAACGGGCGAGTATGGCGACGGCTGCTTTCCGAAATGGTGGTCGGCGTGAAAGATCGTGAAAAGATGTTGCCGAATACAATGGCGCTGTCGCAAAATTATCCGAATCCGTTCAATCCCACAACTGTTATCGCCTATCAACTCCCGGCGGCCGGTCGGGTCTCTTTGATAATCTATGACGTCCTCGGGAGAGAGGTGGCAAGATTAGTCGATGGCCAGAAAGCCGCGGGTAGTTACGAAGTGAAATTCGATGGAAGCAAACTTCCGAGCGGTCTGTATTTTTACAGGCTGAGCACGGGCTCATATTCCAGGACAATGAAGATGGTTGTTCTGAAATGATCTCGTCGGCGACGAAGCGTTGGAACGCTAAGTAACTAGTATATCGCAAAATCAATAAAATTGATCTGTGCCATGTTTCAAAGTACGATTCTTGACATTTGCACTCACCGGACATAATTTCATTCAGGTGAAGGGCTCGAGAGGTATGCTACTGTCGGCAGCGACCTGACTACCGGACAATACCATAACAATCATGCCGACGTTTAAAGGAAAGCCGGA encodes:
- a CDS encoding T9SS type A sorting domain-containing protein, producing MNKWVVVLIAIVSTHLLTRPAAGQWVPVTPQYSDDVWALTSIGTTIFAGMDDGVYLSTNNGSSWRASGLTGSTVRALLVTGGRIFAGTDSGVFVSTNNSVSWSGVGLDSVSVDAFCTIGRRLIAGTRGLGIFVSTDAGSTWNSTALGKCTVYSLASGGSEVFATVAYGGVFVSNDSGETWVTANNGLTTANVNQILVSGMDLYVSAYRGVFRSTNGGALWKSVLDLGSPRETQLVSSLAISNGNIVVGSLFGEPILYSTDDGAVWNSAEGLGSSNPPDVECLAVLDSGVFAGTRQAGVLRSFDNGESWTPVGLADFGVTSLVSSGSDIFEGSDGGGIFRSTDNGNTWNGASSGLTSSYISCLVADDSTLFSGTQNADGGGVFRSTDFGSSWSLTGLSDQSIFALALRGQNLLAGTYTGAYLSTNNGDYWNTILGGYYSIEVQAIAAGDTDFFASDGSRGIYISGDDGVTWAYHEGVMGDFLVVSGARVFLGSWTFGLQVSTDNGSTWSSILSGYSGDGGVTAMAVNETKIYAKLVSNAGSGGRLGVFLSDDLGARWTRVDSGLTDDVNCLCVSNGYLFAGASNGRVWRRLLSEMVVGVKDREKMLPNTMALSQNYPNPFNPTTVIAYQLPAAGRVSLIIYDVLGREVARLVDGQKAAGSYEVKFDGSKLPSGLYFYRLSTGSYSRTMKMVVLK